The DNA sequence TCTGGGCAAAGCCCTGGCCCAAACCACCGTGGGCCACCCGCAGGCCGAAGGCGTGCGGATGGGCGCGCTGGTCAATATGACCCAGGCCAACCGCGTGCGGGAGCAGGTGCGGGCCCTGGCCAAGAACACGCCCATCGTGTACGGCGACCTGGACAACGTGCAGGTTATCGGGGCCGACTGCAAAACCGGCGCGTTTATGTCGCCCATTGTGCTGCTGAACTCCGAGCCGTTCAAGTTTACCGACACCCACGAGGTGGAAGCTTTCGGGCCGGTGAGCACCATTATGCCCTACAAGGACCTCGACGAGGCCATTACCCTGTCGAATATGGGCAAAGGCTCGTTGGTGTGCTCGGTGGCGACCAACGACCCGCGCACGGCCCAGGACTTTGTGCTGGGCGCGGCCACCCACCACGGCCGGATCCTGGTTATCAACGAGGAAGTGGCCAAGGAAAGCACCGGGCACGGCTCGCCCCTGCCCCTGCTCATTCACGGCGGCCCCGGCCGGGCCGGCGGCGGCCAGGAAATGGGCGGCATGCGCGGCGTGGAGCACTTTATGCAGCGCGTCGCCATTCAGGGCTCCCCCACGATGATTACGGCCATTACGGAGGTGTATCAGCCCAAGGCCCGGCAGACGGAGCGCGACAAGCACCCTTTCCAGCACTACTTCGAGGAGCTGGCCATCGGGCAGACCTACACCACCCACCGCCACACCGTCACGGAAGCCGACATTACGGCCTTCGCCCAGGTGTCGGGCGACAATTTCTACGCCCACGTCGATGCTACTTCCCTGGAAGGCACGCTGTTCACCGGCCGGGTGGCCCACGGCTACTACATCCTAAGCAAGGCTGCCGGCATGTTCGTGGACCCGCGCAAGGGCCCGGTGCTGCTCAACTACGGCCTCGATGAGTGCCGCTTCACCAAGCCCGTGTACCCGGGCATGACCATCGGCGTGAAGCTGACCGTGAAGGAGAAAATCGGCCAGGAAAAGCGCGACGCCGAAGACGTAGCCAAGGGCATCGTGCGCTGGCTGGTCGACGTATCGGACGAAACCGGCGAAACCGTAGCCGTAGCCACCATTCTGACAATGGTCAAGAAGAAAAACCAGGAGTAGTTTCACGCAGGGTTTCGCGGAGGTCGTCCACTGCGAAACCCTGCGCTTTACCACCCCGAAACACTGCGTGAAATAACCCTCAGAAGCATGAGTACCACCGATACCCTTTCCGCCGGCAAAGTCCAGGTAACCACCGACGCCCACGGCATCAGTACCGTTTCCTTTTTCCACCCCAGCCACAACTCCCTGCCCGGCGCCCTGCTCACCCAGCTGGCCAACACCATTACCGCCACGGGCCAGGACCCAAACACGAAAGTCATCATCCTGCGCAGTGAAGGCGAAAAAACCTTCTGCGCCGGCGCCAGCTTCGACGAGCTGATGGCCATCCAAGACGAAGCCCAGGGCCTGGAGTTTTTCTCCGGCTTCGCCAAAGTCATCAACGCCTGCCGCACCTGCCCCAAAATCATCATCGGCCGGGTGCAGGGCAAGGCCATCGGCGGCGGCGTGGGCGTGGCCGCGGCTACCGACTACTGCTTTGCCACCGCGCAGGCGTCGGTCAAGCTCAGCGAGCTGGTCGTGGGCATCGGCCCCTTCGTGGTGGGCCCGGCCGTGGAGCGCAAGATTGGTCAATCGGCCTACGCCCAACTGGCCCTGGACGCCGGCGAGTTCCGCTCGGCTGAGTGGGCGCGCGACTGGGGCCTCTACGCCGAAGTGCTGCCCACCGCCGCCGAGCTGGACCAGGCCGTGCAAACCTTTGCCGAAAAGCTGGCCCGCTACAACCCCGAAGCCCTCACCGACCTGAAAAAGGTGTTCTGGCAGGGCACCGAGCACTGGGATACCCTGCTGGTGCAGCGCGCCGCCATCAGTGGCCGGCTGGTGCTGTCCGACTTCACCCGCGCGGCCATCAGCCAGTTTAAGAGCCGGTAAACCACTGCCGCCCTACCCGCAGACAGCGCGGCCCCGTTTCCGAGCCAGGAAGCGGGGCCGCTGTCCGCTCAGCACTCTGATAGTAGCCAACAGATGATGGGCGCGCGCAAATTTCAGCGGCACCTTTACACCCGTGTTGGCTATGCTGAAAACTTAGATATATTTAGGCCAAGCTATGAGCACTTGGTTGTAGCCAAGTGTAGATCAATGCTCATTCATCAATTCCATTACCATTTACCTCATGAAAAAGAAGCAGCTTGACCGCAAACTATCCTTAAACAAGCAGACCCTGAGCGAGCTGGACGCCAAAGCTATGGGCAACATCAAAGGGGGCCTGGCCCTCAAAACAGAAACTTCTGATATCTCTGCTCCCTGCTCGAACGGCTGCGAAAGTGAGCCCTACCGGACCTGCAACTGCGTGTAAACCGCTCTGCTTTAACGCTGACCCATGAAAAAGAAGCAGCTCAACCGCAAATTATCCTTAAACAAGCAGACCCTGAGCGAGCTGGATGCCAAAGGCATGAGCCAGATCAAAGGTGGCTTGGCCGTCAAAACAGAAACGGAGACGTGTTCCTGTAGCTGCGAAAGCGCGTGTCACCGGACCTGCGATTGTGTATAAGTCACCTTGCTACTGCATCAGTATTTCCGTGCTGATTTAGCAGAGCATACAGCGGTTTAATTACCTACCATACTAGTACCCTTTATTGCATGAAAAAGAAAAAGCTTGATCGAAAATTGTCGCTTAACAAACAAACCGTCAGTGTGCTTGGCACCGGTGCCATGCGTAGCATCAAGGGCGGGGTGATAGTAGCAACCGAACCGACCCTGACTGTCAACCCTACCGTCACCGAAATAACGGCAGCGGGTTGTCCTCCTACCAACTACTAACTACCAAGGTGCCGTATCAGCCTGGTAGTTACGCTTAACCACCAGGATTGATACTTCCACGGCAAAAAAAGAGGGGAACCACTGATGGTGGTTCCCCTCTTTTTTTGCCGTGGAAGCCGACAGCTTGCCCGGGGGGCTTATGCATTATTTTTTATCCGGCCGCGTACGCCTGCCAGCCCTTGGTTAGTGGCTGCGGGGCGGGGGCTGCCGCCGAATGATTTCCACGGCTTGGTCGCGTAGCTCGTCGCGGCCGGCCCGGATGCCGGCCGGGGTCGGGCGCAACAGCACGTCGGGCACGATGCCTACGCGCTGGGTTTCGCGCCCATCCGGATAATACACGCCCGTTCCCGACACGGCAGTGGTCAGGCCGCCCGGCAACACAATCCGGGTGACGTCGCCATCGGCCCCGGCCGTGGGGCTGCCCACGATGAGGCAGCGGGGAGTGGCCCGCAACGCCATAGCCGTAAACTCGGCCAGGCTCATGCTCGTCTCATTGACCAGCACGACGAGTTGGCCGGTGTAAGGAGCGGCAGTGCCCGGCTCAAGCAACAGCGAATCGGCAGGAACAGCCAGAAAACGGCCCGGATAGCTAGGGTCGAATCGGGCAAGGGACACGAATGGAGCAGGTTTGGGCAGGAAGTAACCGGCCAGCTGATAGGGCAGAAACTCCCGGGGATAATTACGCAGATCGACCACAATGCCACTGGTCCGACGAAACGCCTGCATCACCAAGGGCAACTTTTCCTTCGTCAGCCGGGCCATGTCGATATACCCCACCCCCGGCGCCAGAAAACGGTACATACTGTCAGCAACGACCGGGCGCACGGGTGGCAGGGCACTGTATTTGAGCCGGGGCACCTCGACGGTCAGCGCTTTATCGTGGCGGAGCAAGCGCATGGTGACCTGCTCAGTGGTGCCAAACAGCAGCTCGCGGGCGATAGTCTGCAACTGGGCCGCCCGGTTTGAGCCAGGCGTCTGCGGCAGGCGTTGCCGGACGAGGTCGGCTACCGCCGTGCCATCCACATGCGTGATAACATCTCCGGGCTCCAGCGGAATCGGGGGCACCAGGCCATCGTGGCGCACGCGCAGCACCACGGCCTGCTCGTCGATAAACTGCAAGGCGGCAGTTACAATATATTCGCCGGTGGCGGCTTCCAGTACCGCATCAGAGCGGAGGGTAGCGTGGCCATCGTGCAGGCGGGCCGCCAGCGCCAGCACGGTGCGGCGGTAAGCAAGCGGGGTAGCCGCGCCGGCAAAAAGAGGCACAAACTCCGTCAGCACCCCCGGCCATTCCTCCCCAATAGCATACGTATAAGGGTAAAAGTAGTGGATCATGTTCCAGTAGCGGCATACTGCCAGCACCCGCAGCGCCGGGCTGGGCAGCGCCGGACTGGCGTAAGCCTCTTCGTGCGGAAAGGCCGGACTTGCCCCATTACCCGGGGCCACATAGTAGGGAGTTCCCTGATAGCGGTTGGCCTGAAGGTAAGCCAACTGCCGGCGCAACGGGGCACTGAAGCGTTGCGCATCCGCCATCCAACGCAAGTCGGGCGGGCGAACTACCGGGCTTGGTGGCCGTGTCTGGCAGACCGCGCAGGCCGCCACCGGGCCCAGGTCGGCCAGCCAGCGCGCCAGCAAACGGCTACGGGCTGCTACCGTCCGGCAGGCCAGAGCTGGCGGCAGCAGGCGGAGCAGCTCGGCATCCCAATTGCGCTGGCCGGCGGCTACGGCCGGATGGTAATATTTCAAAAAGCCCCAGACCTGCGCCAAAGCCACCACATTATCAATCTGCCGCGGCGTTAGTTGGCGGGAAACAGCGGCGTCGGCGCTACTAGAGGGTACCGGCACCCCGGCCGAGGCGCTGACAGCAGGCGACTGCGCAAACAACAGAGAAGCTGGCCACGCCACCAAAATAAGGGCAACCCAAACACAACGGCTCATACACCAGCAGATAGGCTATACAAGAAGAAACTAAAGACTACTTAGCGCCAGTCCAGCAGTAGTACTCCATCCCACGAGAGGTTGTCGGGGGCTTTTTCCAGGGAGCTTTGCAGTACCAGCCCAACTCCCATTATGCCTTCCAGCAGTCCGACGTCGGTTAGCCACGAGCCACCGCGCCACGTTTTGTAGCCGGCCAACCCATCGGGGAAGCTAGCCATGGCCAGGGTTTGCTCAAGCCAATGGTCGCGCACGGCCCGGAATTCGTCGTTTCCGCTTTCTAAGTAGAACCGGTTGAAAATATGCGCGACTCCGGCCGTGCCATGACAAAATTCGACATCAACCAAGGCCGTTTTGTCGGGCGTACGTCGTTTGGCCGCCCGTAGCGCGACGCCCACTGCCTGCTCTACCCACTGGGGCTTGCCCAGCGCCTTGCCCGCACTAATCAGGGCCACCGCTACCCCCAGGTCGCCATAACACCAGGCCAACCGGTGAAAATATTGTCGTTGGCCGGGGTCAGCAACGAATGACGGATAGGTATCAACTTCGCTGTCGGGCTGGTGATACTGTTGCAGGTACTGCAGGCATCCTTCCAGAAGAAACGTGCACTCCGGCACGCTAATCCGGTTTTTGAGGCACTCCGCCAGAAAAACAATCTTGCTGCACAGGCCATGCGACAAACTCAGGTTGACCGTTGTGGTAGACTGCCGATTTTTTTCCGAGGGCTGCTCATACCATCGTACTCCCTGCTCGTCGCAGATGGCCGTTTGCCGCAGCTGCCCGACAAAATACCCCAGGCACTCGTCGATGGCCGGGCGGCCCACGCGGCGGTTCAAATAGAAGCCATTTCCAATTGCGCCGTGCAAAAAATCGAGGTTCCCTTCCGCCAGCAGCCGATGCGTGTACGCTATTACCACGTCATCCACATCAACCAGGATGTCGTCTACCTCCGTTTCGATGTAGCCTTCCTCGGCCAGCAAATGGAAAAGCCGCCCAAAACCCACGATGCCGTTGGTGTACGTCAAGGCATCGATGCCGTGCTCCTCCAGGTAATCGAGTGTGGTATTCAATAATGCAAAGGCCCGATCGTACAGCACACCGGAGTCCTGCATCTTGGCCATGTAGAAATGGTACAGAATACTGCCCCCCGCCCCGGCCAGCAACGATAGCGGCCGGTCCTGGTAAGGGGTTAATTCAATGGCGCTTTCAATCTCCCTGATTTTAGCTTTAATTCTGGTCTGAAGATCCAACGTCATATACTTTGAAGTAGCGCACGATAAGTCGGCAAGAAAAAAGCGGAAATCTCCACCGGCCAGGCCACGTGGTGATTTCCGCTTTACTTATTTCGCTGATAGGGCGAAAAAAGCTACGCTAGGCAACAGTGCAGGTTCTGGTAACACAGCCGTCCGAGCACTGGCCCGTTTCGGTTTTCAGTACCAACCCGCCCTTGATTGAGTTCATGGCTTTGGCGTCCAACTCGCTAAGAGTTTGCTTGTTGAGCGACAACTTACGGGCAATTTTCTCTTTCTTCATAATACAGTATTGTAAAAAAATATGGAGTGATTAAAGCGGCGTCAACCGCCTTTCAGGCCTGAATATAGACTTTTTATTTATTCGCATAAAATTTATACCATCATCCTTACAAAGTACCAGGTCGAGCGAAGCCAGCATTACCCAGCAAAACCGCGCGGCCATGAACGCCAAACGCGGAATGGAGCACGCGCCGCGGCCAGGAATAATTGGCTGATCTTGTACCAGCGGCCGGGAGCAAGGCAGCATTGCAGGACCAACGGTAAGCGCCTAACTTGCCGCCGTAGTCTGCCCCGCCTCGGCCCCCGGGCATGCCCGGCGCTGCACCCGCGCGCGTTGTGGTGCCATGCCGCGGCGGGCCCTTTGCCCTGGAAATAGCTGCGGTTTCATTCCTGATGCGGTAATTCGCCACCGGCAACCATGCTCTCCGGGACCGGGGGCTCAGTAGCACATTCTCTTACAGTACCTTATCCACCTTTTCGCAATGATTAATGTTGGCTTATTAGATTTTTGCCTGGATGATCAGACCAATTCGCACCAAGAACAGCTGCAGATTGCCATTTATACCGCCCAGCACGCGGAAGAGCATGGCTGTTGCAGCATCTGGTACGGCGAACACCATGAAGGCGCTTTTCAGGTGAGCCCCACGCTAATGGCTTCCATTGTTCTGAGCCAAACTACGACCATCACGGCGGGCACTGGTGGCGTCCTGGCTTCTTATTACAGTCCCCTGGAAATGGCTTACGCCGCTTCGCTGCTGGACTGCGCCTATCCTAACCGCTTTGAACTGGGCCTGGCGCGGGGCAACCCTTCGCCGGAGAAAAAAGCTATGCTGCTGGATTCCCGCCCGGCCGCTTCTTCCGGAACGGATTTCTTCGAGCGGGTGCAGTCGACGCGCCGGCTGCTACACGGTGCGGACGGGGTTTCGGTGGCCCCGACGGGCACCCGGCCCAAGCTGTGGCTGCTGGGCATGGGCAGTCAGAGTGCCATTGTAGCCGGCAAAAACGGGGCGGCGTATTGTCACGCCGCGTTTCTGAAGGGCAGCGGTTCGCCGGAAGACGCGTTTCGGGAATATACCGCAAACTTCGTGGCCCAGCGCCCAGGAGAAGCCCCCGAATATGCGTTGGCCCTGTCCGTGTGCAGCGACCAGCACGATGGAGTAGCTTGCTACAACCGCTTCGAGCACAACCCTAGCTTCACCAATAACATGATGCTGCCGCCGGCCGCCTTGGCTCGTGAGCTGGCTCAACAAGTGGCCCACTACGGCTTGAGTCGTCTCGTGCTGCTACAGGCCGAAGCTAGCTATCTGCACCGTCTGGCAACGCTCGAAGCGCTGATGCGCGAGCTGCCCACCCAGTAGATCCACCAGCTGGCGGCCTTACCCAGCCGGGCGGCGCAGCTTTTTTCTTGATCCTACGCCCCTCTTACCGCCATACTCTATCATGAGCACGTGTCGCTCAACCGGTTTTGCGGTCGAAGCAACGCATGCCCGAAGCCGTTATTTATGATTTCCTCTTGCCAGTACTACAGCTCCCAACTAACTCGGCAGAAAAAATAAGTCTGGCGGCACCCCACCGCTGCTATGCTCACAAACAACGGCCCCGTTTCCTGGCTTGGAAACGGGGCCGTTGGCTGTATTTTTTTCAAGGCACTGTCTGGGCTCTTTCGTAGCCGCCGCTAAAAGGCCAGCGCTGCGGCCCCCACCGGCTCTGCCTCCGCTGGCACGACTACGGGCGGCGGCGGTACGGGCAGCAAACGGCCGGCATAAATCAGCTGGTACGTTAGAAAATCCAGCATAAACGCTTCCAATTGCTGCCTTTCGGTGTCCGTGGAGCTGGCATTGAGGAAACAGCTCATAATTTCCTCGCCGCTACAGGCCGTGCCCTGAAAGAAAGCCAGGGGCTGATCCATGCCGTACAAATCTTTGAGGTACAGGCCGGGCTTGTTGTTGCCCACCAACACGTAGCGCCGGGCCGGGGCCGCAAGCTGCTCCAGCGGCTGCGGCGCGGGGGTGGTAAATGCCTCGACCGGCCAGTGGGTGGCAATAATCCGGACGTCATCGGTGAGCGTGAAAGCCGCCGCCAGAATATCGGTGGCGCTTTTGCCTTTCATAAAATCGTAGGCTTGGCGCAGGTAGCGGCGGCGGCGGGGCTCAAAACGCTGGTGCCGCCCGAGCATGTGGTGCCGGGCCCGCTCTACTTCGAATAGCTCCCGCAAAAACAACCCCGCGGGCTCGGCCAGCTGCCGGGCCAGCCGGCCGACTTGCCGGCGCACCTCAGACGGCGTTTTCTGCCGGGTGGTAGCCCCGTATTGTTGCAGGTATTGCTCCAGCAGCGGATAGGCACTATCCGCCGCGGCCGCCTGGGGCCGGGCCGGGGCCGCCGGCTCGGCTAGCAACCCCGCTACGGCTTTACAGATGTGGCGGTACTCCCGCGGAAACTCGTAGCGCAACCGCTGCTCGATCTGCTCACAGTTGATATCAAACGACTTGGCGCCGCCGATCAGGTGCACAAACGGGCATACCACCGGCACCTGGTCCATTTTGATCAGCTCCAGGAAGTCACTGCTCAGCTTAGGAACAGCGTAGGCAATGTCCTTCCCAACCTGGGTGGCCAGCTGGTAAAAGGTATACTGTTCAATAATGATGTTGTGCAGGCCCGCCTGCTCATCCTGCTGAAACGTGGCCAGGTTTTCGTCCACGATGGCAAAGGCCTCGCGCACGTAGCGCTGCAGGAATTCCAGGTCGTTGCCCCCCAGAATGCCCGCGTTAACCGCCAGCGCGCTTCCGGGCTCCGTATGGCATTGCGCCAGCACGGGCGGCAGGTGGGGCAGGTTTTGCGTCAGCATGCCCAGGCTGCGGGCATACACGCCGTTGTGGTCAATTTCCGGACTTTGGGCAATCAGCGGGGCACTTTCGATGGCGGCCCCGAACGGCTGCCAGGCAAAGAAGTCGCTGTCGACATGAATGAAAGGCTCCTGCTGCAAGCCGTACGCGTACAGCTTGGGCAACGCCCACAGGCCATGCGGGTAATGATCCAGGTCGTTCAGACAGACTTTCACGCTGGTATAAGGTAGCCGCAGACAATCAATGAGCAGCTCCTTGCCCAGCTGATCGGTCACCAGCTCTACGTCAGGATAATGGCGCCGCAGCAGCAGGCAGCTCAGGGCCATGCCCAAGCACTGGTCACGCTTATTGGCCCAGCCTCCTTTGCTGCGGCCTCCTTCCACGGCCTTGCCCAGCGCGGGGCGCGACCAATAACTCTGCACTATTTTCATTTGAATAACTACGGGTTGTAATCAATTAACGCAAGGTGTCAAAAAACCATAAATCACACCAAATTAATAGAGGATTTTAATTAAAAAATCATTTTACTTTCCAAAAGTATAGACACGAAAATCCCGCAACAAAAAACACAAAAGTTCATTGCCTTATTATCACCAAAAAGCCTTTTTGGGGATATCTTATAAATACACTCAAACAGAATGCTTTAAGCCGATCTGTTCGTTAACTATTAGTTAATCAAGTACATAATGCGCATTATTATAAAGGATATTGAATTTACAAAGCAAGCAAAATTACATATATGCAAAAAAATATTTTTATGTTTTAAAATTTTGGTTTTACAAATTCACCTTCTACTTTTAGCCCGTTGAATTGCAACCGGGAAGGTCGCTGAAAATTCTCGTTATATATTAGAGTAGGCATCATTAATAACTTATTTTCTAGTACCAATGAAAAAGTTGAACAAGAAATTGTCTCTGCAGAAAGAGACCGTCGTGGAGCTCTGCAAAGAGGAAATGAACCAAGTGAAAGGCGGCATCACGTCGATTGCAAACTGCACCGGCTGGACGTGCACCGCTGGTAGCACCCGCTCTTCAAACCTGTGTATTTGTGGTGGCGGCTACTAAACAGTATGCCGTGTTCGCAAGAGCATAGTTAATTCCGGTTTAGGCTTCAGTTAGTAGTATTCTACTTTTAGCTGAAGCCTAAACTTTTTATCCCCGACGGCTGGCTGTTGCTTCTGAAGGCATCTCTATAACGGTGGAATAGTTTTAGGTAATGATTATACTGAAAGAGTATTTAGATAAAATCCAGGCCAAGTGCATAACGCCCAGCACCGATGACCACTATATTCAGTTAGGCCTGGGCAAGATAGTTTTTTTAGCTCATTATGCACCTGACCTGCTCTCCTATGATGTCCTGGAGCAGGTAGTCGATACTTCCACCCGCGACTCTACCCACTCGCTGTGCTCGGGGTCGTTGGCCGTGGCCTTGCTTATTCGCGACCTGTGCGCCAAGGAGTTACTGGATCCGAGTGAGCTGGCCGAGCTCAATGACTCAGCCGACCGCATTTATCAGCAAGAAATTACGCGGCATACCATCAACCGGGAATATGACTTATTCACTGGGCTCGTGGGCAAGGGCATTTACTTCTTGGCGGCCCGCAACGATGCCCTGGTCGCGACCATCGTGCGCGCGCTGGATACGTTCAAGCTGCAGGACGAGGCCCACTACTACTGGCTTGACAGCGTGCAGAGCGCCACGAAGTGCGACCTGGGCCTGGCCCACGGCGTGCCTTCCATCGTGGCCTTTCTGGCCGACTGCTACCGCCACGGCATCGAGGCTGAGCTCAGCCGCAAGCTGCTTACCCACACGGTAGCTTTTCTGCTGGCCCAGCAGGGCAAGCCGGCGGCACCGTATCTGTTTCCTACCGGTCTGAACACCGAAACCGGGGCCGTGGCGCCCTCCTCCCGGCTGGCGTGGTGCTACGGCGACCTGGGCGTAGCCGCCGCCCTGTGGCGCGCTGGCTCGGCCCTGCAGTGCCCGCAGTGGCAGGAAGCCGCGCTGGCCATCATGCTTCAGGCCAGTGAGATATCATTAGACCAGGCCAACGTTTTTTCCTCGGCCCGGCACGGCGTGCTGGACACGGGCTTCTGCCACGGCACGGC is a window from the Hymenobacter aquaticus genome containing:
- the paaZ gene encoding phenylacetic acid degradation bifunctional protein PaaZ, which produces MTPILENYALGRWTAGSGEQHELYDASTGEVIAIANGEGLDYAAMMDYARRTGNKALRKMTFHERGRMIKALALHLDSKKEDFYTLSYRSGATRADSWIDIEGGIGNLFANASLRRKFPDKPFYVESDPIALSKAGNFMGHHILVPKEGVAVHINAYNFPIWGMLEKIAVNLLAGMPAIVKPAVPTAYLTEAVVREIIASKILPEGALQLVCGTGQGILDHVTYQDVVTFTGSAETGRKLKAHPRILSEAVPFNMEADSLNSAVLGPDAVPGTAEFDLFIKEIRKEMTAKAGQKCTAIRRVIVPENLVEDVQIALGKALAQTTVGHPQAEGVRMGALVNMTQANRVREQVRALAKNTPIVYGDLDNVQVIGADCKTGAFMSPIVLLNSEPFKFTDTHEVEAFGPVSTIMPYKDLDEAITLSNMGKGSLVCSVATNDPRTAQDFVLGAATHHGRILVINEEVAKESTGHGSPLPLLIHGGPGRAGGGQEMGGMRGVEHFMQRVAIQGSPTMITAITEVYQPKARQTERDKHPFQHYFEELAIGQTYTTHRHTVTEADITAFAQVSGDNFYAHVDATSLEGTLFTGRVAHGYYILSKAAGMFVDPRKGPVLLNYGLDECRFTKPVYPGMTIGVKLTVKEKIGQEKRDAEDVAKGIVRWLVDVSDETGETVAVATILTMVKKKNQE
- a CDS encoding enoyl-CoA hydratase/isomerase family protein, which codes for MSTTDTLSAGKVQVTTDAHGISTVSFFHPSHNSLPGALLTQLANTITATGQDPNTKVIILRSEGEKTFCAGASFDELMAIQDEAQGLEFFSGFAKVINACRTCPKIIIGRVQGKAIGGGVGVAAATDYCFATAQASVKLSELVVGIGPFVVGPAVERKIGQSAYAQLALDAGEFRSAEWARDWGLYAEVLPTAAELDQAVQTFAEKLARYNPEALTDLKKVFWQGTEHWDTLLVQRAAISGRLVLSDFTRAAISQFKSR
- a CDS encoding class I lanthipeptide; the protein is MKKKQLDRKLSLNKQTLSELDAKAMGNIKGGLALKTETSDISAPCSNGCESEPYRTCNCV
- a CDS encoding class I lanthipeptide, with product MKKKQLNRKLSLNKQTLSELDAKGMSQIKGGLAVKTETETCSCSCESACHRTCDCV
- a CDS encoding class I lanthipeptide — its product is MKKKKLDRKLSLNKQTVSVLGTGAMRSIKGGVIVATEPTLTVNPTVTEITAAGCPPTNY
- a CDS encoding S41 family peptidase; protein product: MKYYHPAVAAGQRNWDAELLRLLPPALACRTVAARSRLLARWLADLGPVAACAVCQTRPPSPVVRPPDLRWMADAQRFSAPLRRQLAYLQANRYQGTPYYVAPGNGASPAFPHEEAYASPALPSPALRVLAVCRYWNMIHYFYPYTYAIGEEWPGVLTEFVPLFAGAATPLAYRRTVLALAARLHDGHATLRSDAVLEAATGEYIVTAALQFIDEQAVVLRVRHDGLVPPIPLEPGDVITHVDGTAVADLVRQRLPQTPGSNRAAQLQTIARELLFGTTEQVTMRLLRHDKALTVEVPRLKYSALPPVRPVVADSMYRFLAPGVGYIDMARLTKEKLPLVMQAFRRTSGIVVDLRNYPREFLPYQLAGYFLPKPAPFVSLARFDPSYPGRFLAVPADSLLLEPGTAAPYTGQLVVLVNETSMSLAEFTAMALRATPRCLIVGSPTAGADGDVTRIVLPGGLTTAVSGTGVYYPDGRETQRVGIVPDVLLRPTPAGIRAGRDELRDQAVEIIRRQPPPRSH
- a CDS encoding lanthionine synthetase C family protein; translation: MTLDLQTRIKAKIREIESAIELTPYQDRPLSLLAGAGGSILYHFYMAKMQDSGVLYDRAFALLNTTLDYLEEHGIDALTYTNGIVGFGRLFHLLAEEGYIETEVDDILVDVDDVVIAYTHRLLAEGNLDFLHGAIGNGFYLNRRVGRPAIDECLGYFVGQLRQTAICDEQGVRWYEQPSEKNRQSTTTVNLSLSHGLCSKIVFLAECLKNRISVPECTFLLEGCLQYLQQYHQPDSEVDTYPSFVADPGQRQYFHRLAWCYGDLGVAVALISAGKALGKPQWVEQAVGVALRAAKRRTPDKTALVDVEFCHGTAGVAHIFNRFYLESGNDEFRAVRDHWLEQTLAMASFPDGLAGYKTWRGGSWLTDVGLLEGIMGVGLVLQSSLEKAPDNLSWDGVLLLDWR
- a CDS encoding class I lanthipeptide; this encodes MKKEKIARKLSLNKQTLSELDAKAMNSIKGGLVLKTETGQCSDGCVTRTCTVA
- a CDS encoding LLM class flavin-dependent oxidoreductase: MINVGLLDFCLDDQTNSHQEQLQIAIYTAQHAEEHGCCSIWYGEHHEGAFQVSPTLMASIVLSQTTTITAGTGGVLASYYSPLEMAYAASLLDCAYPNRFELGLARGNPSPEKKAMLLDSRPAASSGTDFFERVQSTRRLLHGADGVSVAPTGTRPKLWLLGMGSQSAIVAGKNGAAYCHAAFLKGSGSPEDAFREYTANFVAQRPGEAPEYALALSVCSDQHDGVACYNRFEHNPSFTNNMMLPPAALARELAQQVAHYGLSRLVLLQAEASYLHRLATLEALMRELPTQ
- a CDS encoding DUF6734 family protein, which gives rise to MKIVQSYWSRPALGKAVEGGRSKGGWANKRDQCLGMALSCLLLRRHYPDVELVTDQLGKELLIDCLRLPYTSVKVCLNDLDHYPHGLWALPKLYAYGLQQEPFIHVDSDFFAWQPFGAAIESAPLIAQSPEIDHNGVYARSLGMLTQNLPHLPPVLAQCHTEPGSALAVNAGILGGNDLEFLQRYVREAFAIVDENLATFQQDEQAGLHNIIIEQYTFYQLATQVGKDIAYAVPKLSSDFLELIKMDQVPVVCPFVHLIGGAKSFDINCEQIEQRLRYEFPREYRHICKAVAGLLAEPAAPARPQAAAADSAYPLLEQYLQQYGATTRQKTPSEVRRQVGRLARQLAEPAGLFLRELFEVERARHHMLGRHQRFEPRRRRYLRQAYDFMKGKSATDILAAAFTLTDDVRIIATHWPVEAFTTPAPQPLEQLAAPARRYVLVGNNKPGLYLKDLYGMDQPLAFFQGTACSGEEIMSCFLNASSTDTERQQLEAFMLDFLTYQLIYAGRLLPVPPPPVVVPAEAEPVGAAALAF
- a CDS encoding class I lanthipeptide produces the protein MKKLNKKLSLQKETVVELCKEEMNQVKGGITSIANCTGWTCTAGSTRSSNLCICGGGY
- a CDS encoding lanthionine synthetase C family protein — its product is MIILKEYLDKIQAKCITPSTDDHYIQLGLGKIVFLAHYAPDLLSYDVLEQVVDTSTRDSTHSLCSGSLAVALLIRDLCAKELLDPSELAELNDSADRIYQQEITRHTINREYDLFTGLVGKGIYFLAARNDALVATIVRALDTFKLQDEAHYYWLDSVQSATKCDLGLAHGVPSIVAFLADCYRHGIEAELSRKLLTHTVAFLLAQQGKPAAPYLFPTGLNTETGAVAPSSRLAWCYGDLGVAAALWRAGSALQCPQWQEAALAIMLQASEISLDQANVFSSARHGVLDTGFCHGTAGIAHLFHRFYQVTQREELLRSAHYWLELTLRQLDRDELLFPVDVRNDQWVEHSGLLEGYAGVGMVLLTFLEPAACADWDTSFLTNIA